The following nucleotide sequence is from Cottoperca gobio chromosome 20, fCotGob3.1, whole genome shotgun sequence.
AACAGTGCGTTTCATTTGTAAGAGTTAGACTGTGTAATTCATTTTCTTAAATCTTACACtcacttttattttgcattattatCTAGACAGCAATACATCTCTACTTTGTGTGagattaatgtaattaaatgcaATAATCACACTACTATTGTTTCGGTGGTGATCAATCTGTTTCAGTGTGTCAGTAGCAAAGCTTTGAATTTCTTTTGGAGGGGGGTGATGTAAGGTGTGTTTGCTGACAGTGTTTGGTGCTAGAAAACCACTCTACAGCACCCGAGTCCTTTATTGTGGTGGAACATTAGATTATTCCTTCATTTGGAGCATGCCTCACATTTGATTTGCTCCATAACATGCAACACGTTATAGGGCAGCGTTGGCACTTGCGCAGTAgtggtttctgtttgtgtagTTGATCTAATGATTGTGTGCGAGGCACCCAGCAGGCTGCTCTGTGGTACATCACCTCCTCGTGAAGCCACAGTAAAGCATAAGATTATAGGCAGGGCTCAGATCTCACACAATGATGGTAAAGAGCAGCTACAATCTGTATATGTAGCTCAGCTGCAAGAACAACACAGCACAGGGAGGTTCCACTTCTGTTCCTGGCAAAGTCACTATGAAAATTTGTCCACACTTGGTTTTATTCCACACTGGAAGTCACGTGTGCACTGCGACCAGCTGAGAACTCAACAgtgtattaaaaagaaaaagcataacCAGGAATAACAAGAAAAGGGTTTAATATATCACAACACAATCTGAACACTAGAGTCTGCAGAAAGCTTAAGTTATGAGAAATcaacatacaatacattttgtgtCTATCGTTTTGTCTTCTAAAGAGATTTTGGTGCAAGTTAAATGAATAGAGAGATCACTGCTttctattcaaataaaatgtgatttggtCATTGGGTGCTTTAAGTGAAATAATGAAGGCACAGGaagttataatgcattataagtggtcattgtttgttttcagtaaagtaaaaaatatatcattaaatctaaaatgtgtccagcaattatgaagtattataatacttgaccttatgtgttattattataaagcattataaatATGCACAAGTGTGTCTAACTATAAATAaacagtgctataagcagattataatgtattataagtatgtttataatcatAGTAAGTGATACCAAAATAGTTAAATGAACCTGGTTATTAAAGCTAAACCTCTTGTTTGTGCTTTAAACTGAAATGCAGAAGCTTCATCTGTATCTTTCaattctgcatttcttttggaGGCAGGTGCAGCGAAGATATAATCTGTTATTCTGCATGTTTAAGTATTTGTTTCTATGTCACAGGCTTTATGTTTGAATCCTCTGGTATTATCATGGCATACATGTGAAAGGTaatctgtactatatgtaccTGCAGTCCCCTGATCAACAAGGTGCTCGCTCTCCACTTTCACTTTCTGATAGTTTGCCTTTATTAAGTGACTGTTGGAGATACAAAATTACAAGTGTAAAAAGAGTTGTGAACAGAAAGAGGAAGCAGCCAGTTCTGTGGttgtgcatacatgtgtgcaACACTTTTCTTAGTAagaatgcacaaacacactatgCAAAACTGGACGGTGGTTTCATGACTCATATATACAGACAAAGTTGATGTTCATAAGTTGGCATccatatgcacacatgcatcgACACAGATACACCGGTTTGCTGTCGTCACGCACAGAGCTCTTCCCATGCTCGTGAATGTGATTTAATGCAGAGGACATAAACGTCCTTTAATGCCTTATTTTCACACAAAAGAGCGCTCAGTAGGCAGTTTGTCTTAGAAACAAAAAGGTACGTAAATCTGTTTTTCTAATTTTATGTTCATACATGATGCAATTCCCATTGCCGCATAATGTTCTTTTGATGATTGCAATGCGTAATATCTTTATTTCTAAACTTCACGATATTTAAATGCTTATAAtttgtgttttagtttagttagtttttcCTCTTAAACTGATAATATGTATTATACTCCAGTGTCAACGACTTGATCTGGattatgtgtttaaatatgAGCAACATATAGTatgtcaataaaatgtatttatatatatatatatatatatatatatatatatatatatatatatatatatatatatagttatatatatatatatatatatatatatatatatatatatagttatatatatattatatatatatatatatatatatatatatataaccaacATCAATTTGCCTCCAGAGGCTTCACAATCTGTTCAGTGTACAACTCCCTCTATCCCTCCATTCTCTGCTGAAGAAACCTAGACTACAGGaaaaaatggaataaataagtaattaaaTAACTTCCTCTATCCATTCCTCCCCTGttctctcccctccctttctttctctattaAAGATGGCTTCCACTGTAACTGAAAGCTCCTTCATTGGAGACTCAGACCTGCTGTATGATAACACACATCTTAATGAGTACCACACCGTCCTCCTGgtcatctacactgtgattctGCTCAGCGGCATCATCAGCCTCAGCCTGATGATACACATCATGAAGTTCAGCGTGTCTTCCATCACCTCCATCGCCGTACTCAACCTCATCTTCACCCACTTCGTCTTCCTGCTCACCGTGCCCTTCAGGATCTACTACTACGCGACTCATGAGTGGAGCCTGGGCCTCAAGTGGTGTAAAGTGGTCAGCGGCATGATCCACATCCACATGTACATGTCTTTTATCTTCTATGTGATCATCCTCATCTCACGCCTGATGTCGTTCTACAACAAAGCTGACTTGGTGACCTCCTGCCAGACTTTCCACGCGCTCATCGCCAGTGCAGTGGTGTGGATGGTGGTGCTTGTCGTGGTCCCTTGCATAATCTATTATTCCTACGGCAAAAACGCAAAGGAGGAGAGCTCGGGCAGCAATAACTCAACTCTGACACACTGCTTCCAGTTTGGCAACCACATAGAGTCTACTGTCAAGGTGTTCAACTACATAGTAAGCATCATCATCATAGTGGCGGCCGCCCTGCTCACAGGTCTCCAAGCCAACGTGCTGAGGGTTTTATACAGGAAGCACCACCAGGGATGCACCTCTCAGCAGGACTTTTGGGCTCAGCTGAACAGTCTGTGCTTTGCTCTCATCATGGTTGTCTGCTTCATTCCCTACCACATGTTCCGGCTGGGATACTTGAACAATCTCGACCTGCAGAATATCAACGAGCTGTTTCTGAGTCTGACCACTTTTAATTGTTTGGACATGCTCACCTTCTTGGGGAGGAGAACCTGCAACATGTGCTTCCCGAGAAATATTTGACAACTGTTGTGTTCAATATACTTTATTTGGTCACTTTAAGTGTTCTTTACAGCCTTATCAAAGTGTTAAATAAGAACATTGTTAATGTGCATCTTGATGAAactatgcaaacacacatacagaactgATTATATaggattaaaataaaaaataaaaataagactgATGAAACATAATGTTTACTCAATGGCTGTTTTATGTTTCAATCCTACGACTGTGGCGAGAGGTAGGACATGCAATAAAAGGTTGCCTCTTaaactgtgtttctcttcatgaAAATGTTGAAAGAATGTGACATGACGGGAAACTGTTGTTTGCTTATGACTCAAAACGAATGAACTCTTGCCACCTGCTGGTCTTTGTTTGTGCAACACAGGCTGCCAGcttgaaatgtgtaatgttacgTTATACTATTGGTCTTTGGTATGTTTTAATCCAAAATGACTTCACGTGAAAAACATGTGAgtggaaattaaatatatatatatatatatatacacacttcaACATATTTGCTCACACTTAACCTCTGCCTATGTACATAGCTGAATAAATGTCTGAAATTGTTACTCCACCATTATTTTGTGAAACATTACCTCAAGCCTCTTGGATCTCTTACCTTCTGCCCTCGGAGGGGGTGTTAGAGGCCCTGACTGATATACACtcatgcagacaaacacacacacacacacacacctggtgatCCTTTCCTTTTGGTTTTTATGGCTCTGGGTTACTGTTTAACATCCCCACCCTACTTTGAGTTTGTTTAGTAAATCGATCTAATGACAGGGCTATGGTGGCGCCATCCAATGTGTCGCTCCATGAATTATCGGCCGTTCAGCTCTCCAACCTTCCCTTTTAATGTTGTCGAACACCTTCACCATTTTCTCAGTGTCGCTTAGACTAATGTCGCACTGAGGGGCTGCTCACTACGGGAGTACTAAGAGGACAACAGCACACCTGGATAAATGCACATCCCAGAcggaaacagaaacacaggtAAGTCAAAGTCCTCCTGTGAAGTCTATTATATTTGTAATGCTAAATATCCACATCGGCTGTTAGAATTAAGAGGTATACTGTCGTTTTAGTGGAGGCAGTGAAGCAGTTAATCAAGGAAGTTTGCAACATGTTCTGCTAAATCACGTGCTTGTATTTAGGCGCTCACGGTTCACACACTTTTATGTCCTGTAAAGAAAGTGTCCTGTATGATTTGAATGGAGGCTAAATACAGTGTGTAGTTCCCCAAATGTTCTAGATTATCAGTTGTGTTTTGTCCAGTGTGTTTAATGAGATAGTGTTCTCGCCTCTCTGTCCGCGTACAGCTTTTTAGTGAAAACAGATAAGAGTCACTTTGTCACTCATGCTGTGCTGTAACGATCATGTGATCACATTTCACCTGTACAAGGATGTCAGAGTGTTCCAGAGCAGCAGGGTGCTAAGCAGAACGATGGTAATACAGTCGTATCGATGCACGACCAATAAGATACTGCTACTGAAAATACAATAACTTGTTATCTAATGAAATAATACACTTACAATTCCTGTAATttactgtaattaaaaaaatgacgtGCACAACCGCAGGGATATATTTGGCTTTGGCCAAAACATTGGATATGCATGGGGTGGacacaataacagaaacactTGTACACTGTAATGTAATCCAAAAGTAAACTGTCTTTGTGAAGGTTGCAATGTTGAAGCTTTGTTGTGACTATATAGGATTGATTTCTAAAGGCTGTAGTGTGTGCAGTTGTATTATTTTTGCCTTAAATTGTGCAGGTGATTGCGTTAACACTGTTTACAGTCTGAAGACACATGGGCTTTACTTCAGCTGGAGAAATCCTTTGTCACATACAAGGGTTCTAAGTTTTACGTTTATTGACCACACACCTCCACACTTTCACTAAGT
It contains:
- the gpr141 gene encoding probable G-protein coupled receptor 141: MASTVTESSFIGDSDLLYDNTHLNEYHTVLLVIYTVILLSGIISLSLMIHIMKFSVSSITSIAVLNLIFTHFVFLLTVPFRIYYYATHEWSLGLKWCKVVSGMIHIHMYMSFIFYVIILISRLMSFYNKADLVTSCQTFHALIASAVVWMVVLVVVPCIIYYSYGKNAKEESSGSNNSTLTHCFQFGNHIESTVKVFNYIVSIIIIVAAALLTGLQANVLRVLYRKHHQGCTSQQDFWAQLNSLCFALIMVVCFIPYHMFRLGYLNNLDLQNINELFLSLTTFNCLDMLTFLGRRTCNMCFPRNI